One genomic window of Gemmatimonadaceae bacterium includes the following:
- a CDS encoding PadR family transcriptional regulator has product MCHDHWGAKGWAGAGRGFDPGVMGWFWGGGGPRGRRGFRGGRMFEQGDLKYVILKLLEEKPRHGYEIIKELEERFRGAYAPSPGTVYPTLTMLEDMGYARATQEEGGKRIYEITPEGRTYLAENKSTVEDIFERISEFGTSFFGPPMTEVNRAFKELARATYSMAWHNTSDADKIRRIRDALDRARKEIDEIARSGGAAGSSGASGTAG; this is encoded by the coding sequence ATGTGTCACGACCACTGGGGCGCTAAAGGATGGGCTGGTGCGGGACGGGGCTTTGACCCCGGCGTCATGGGCTGGTTTTGGGGCGGTGGCGGGCCGCGTGGCCGCCGCGGTTTCAGGGGCGGGCGCATGTTCGAGCAGGGCGATCTCAAGTACGTGATCCTCAAGCTGCTCGAGGAGAAGCCCCGCCACGGTTACGAGATCATCAAGGAGCTCGAGGAGCGGTTTCGCGGCGCGTACGCGCCCAGCCCCGGCACCGTGTATCCGACGCTGACCATGCTCGAGGACATGGGCTACGCCCGCGCAACACAGGAGGAGGGAGGCAAGCGGATCTACGAAATCACGCCCGAAGGACGCACCTACCTCGCCGAGAACAAATCGACAGTCGAGGACATCTTCGAGCGGATTTCGGAGTTCGGCACGAGCTTCTTTGGACCACCGATGACCGAGGTCAACCGGGCGTTCAAAGAGCTGGCTCGCGCCACCTACAGCATGGCGTGGCACAACACGTCCGACGCCGACAAGATCCGCAGGATCCGCGACGCGCTCGACCGCGCGCGCAAGGAAATCGACGAGATCGCCCGTTCCGGGGGTGCCGCTGGGTCGTCTGGGGCATCGGGAACCGCAGGCTAG
- a CDS encoding potassium transporter Kup has product MARPDRERIEERPRGRKLAILSLTALGVVFGDIGTSPLYAIKECFSPSSGIAPTAPNVYGALSLVVWALTLVVSVKYLSFIMRADNRGEGGILALLALIQRGLRGRVGIVPVAVLITLGLFGAALLYGDGVITPAITVLGAIEGLRVATPVFGKMVVPLSVLVLFVLFLFQRHGTDRIGKVFGPVMLLWFASIAALGVAEIMKEPAILLAVDPMYAIRFFAENGWQGFFLLGAVVLVLTGAEALYADMGHFGRRPIRAAWFVLVFPALLLNYFGQGALLLRDASAATNPFFRLVPQPLLYPMVLLATAAAVIASQALISGAFSLTQQAMQLGYSPRVTITHTSKHEAGQIYISEVNKALMVGCIGLVLGFRSSSALAAAYGIAVTGTMAITTLLFFFISHDEWKWSLPRAGAFLAVFLVIDVAFLVANAVKVEHGGWFPLVVAVVLYIMMSTWKRGRTLLQDLLRSASLPIDLFLEDVRRRKPPRVPGTAVFMTSDTSGAPVVLLHHLKHNKVLHEQVVLLSVLTADVPEVPAAERLRLDPLGEGFYRAIAHFGFMQTPSVREILSRCEALGLRARQAETSFYLGREELIPTGNTPMARWRKKLFVFMGRNARAATQFFGLPPNRVVELGAQIEF; this is encoded by the coding sequence TTGGCCCGTCCTGATCGCGAACGGATCGAAGAGCGCCCGCGAGGGCGGAAGCTTGCGATCCTGTCGCTGACAGCGCTCGGCGTCGTCTTCGGCGACATCGGGACCAGTCCGCTGTACGCGATCAAGGAGTGTTTCAGTCCGTCGAGCGGGATAGCGCCGACGGCGCCCAACGTGTACGGCGCACTGTCACTCGTCGTGTGGGCGCTCACGCTCGTAGTGAGCGTGAAGTATTTGTCGTTCATCATGCGGGCGGATAACCGAGGCGAGGGCGGCATCCTCGCGCTGCTCGCGCTCATCCAGCGCGGGCTGCGCGGACGCGTGGGCATCGTGCCGGTCGCGGTCCTCATCACGCTCGGGTTGTTCGGCGCAGCGCTGTTGTACGGCGACGGCGTCATCACGCCGGCGATCACGGTGCTCGGCGCGATCGAAGGGTTGCGGGTGGCCACGCCCGTGTTCGGCAAGATGGTCGTACCGCTCAGCGTGCTGGTGCTGTTCGTGTTGTTCCTGTTCCAGCGCCATGGGACCGACCGCATCGGCAAGGTGTTCGGCCCGGTGATGCTGTTGTGGTTCGCCAGCATCGCCGCGTTAGGCGTGGCCGAGATCATGAAAGAGCCGGCGATTCTGCTGGCGGTCGACCCGATGTACGCGATCCGGTTCTTCGCCGAGAACGGGTGGCAGGGGTTCTTCCTGTTGGGCGCGGTGGTCCTCGTGCTCACGGGCGCCGAGGCGCTGTACGCCGACATGGGGCATTTCGGTCGGCGTCCCATTCGCGCCGCGTGGTTCGTGCTCGTGTTCCCGGCCCTTCTGCTCAACTACTTTGGCCAGGGCGCATTGCTGTTGCGCGATGCGAGCGCGGCGACCAACCCGTTCTTCCGGCTCGTTCCCCAGCCGCTGCTCTACCCCATGGTCCTGCTCGCGACGGCGGCGGCAGTGATCGCGTCGCAGGCGCTCATTTCGGGCGCCTTCTCGCTCACGCAGCAAGCCATGCAGCTGGGGTATTCGCCGCGCGTGACGATCACGCACACATCGAAGCACGAGGCCGGCCAGATCTACATCTCCGAAGTGAACAAGGCCCTGATGGTCGGCTGTATCGGCCTGGTGCTCGGCTTCCGGTCATCGAGCGCGCTGGCGGCGGCGTACGGCATCGCGGTCACCGGCACAATGGCGATCACCACGCTGCTCTTCTTCTTCATCTCACATGATGAGTGGAAGTGGTCGTTGCCGCGGGCGGGCGCCTTTCTGGCTGTGTTTCTCGTCATCGACGTCGCCTTCCTCGTCGCGAACGCGGTGAAGGTGGAGCACGGCGGCTGGTTCCCGTTAGTCGTCGCGGTGGTGTTGTACATCATGATGTCCACGTGGAAGCGTGGACGCACGCTGCTCCAGGACTTGCTGCGCAGCGCGAGTCTGCCGATCGACCTCTTCCTGGAGGACGTGCGCCGCCGCAAACCGCCGCGCGTTCCGGGCACCGCGGTATTCATGACCTCGGATACGAGCGGCGCACCGGTGGTGCTGCTGCACCATCTCAAGCACAACAAGGTGCTGCACGAGCAGGTGGTTCTGCTGTCGGTGCTGACGGCGGACGTCCCCGAAGTGCCGGCGGCCGAGCGCTTGCGGCTCGATCCGTTAGGCGAAGGATTCTACCGGGCGATCGCGCACTTCGGTTTCATGCAGACGCCCAGCGTGCGCGAGATTCTCTCGCGGTGCGAAGCGTTGGGGCTGCGTGCGCGGCAGGCGGAGACGTCCTTCTATCTCGGCCGCGAAGAGCTGATCCCGACCGGCAACACGCCGATGGCGCGGTGGCGCAAGAAGCTCTTCGTGTTCATGGGGCGCAACGCGCGCGCCGCCACGCAATTCTTCGGGCTTCCGCCTAACAGAGTCGTCGAGCTGGGCGCCCAGATCGAGTTCTGA
- a CDS encoding (2Fe-2S)-binding protein, producing MSNPISIEPPARSTVHASFVVNDETREAAIAPHKTLLEVLREDLLLTGTKHGCELGECGMCTVLIDGQPVLSCLVLAIAATDRAITTVEGLASGPSLSPLQRAFAELGAAQCGYCTPAMLLTAQALLDRTPHPTREDIRDALSGTLCRCTGYLKIFEAVELAADRAGSADA from the coding sequence GTGTCGAATCCGATTTCCATCGAGCCACCCGCGCGCAGCACCGTACACGCGAGCTTCGTCGTGAATGACGAAACCCGCGAGGCCGCGATCGCGCCGCACAAGACGCTGCTCGAGGTCCTGCGCGAGGATCTGTTGCTCACCGGCACGAAGCACGGGTGCGAGTTGGGCGAGTGCGGCATGTGCACGGTGCTGATCGACGGACAGCCCGTGCTCTCCTGTCTCGTGCTCGCGATCGCCGCCACGGATCGCGCGATCACGACAGTGGAAGGTCTGGCGAGCGGTCCCTCGCTCAGTCCGCTGCAGCGCGCGTTCGCGGAGCTCGGCGCCGCGCAGTGCGGCTACTGCACGCCGGCAATGCTGCTCACGGCGCAGGCGCTGCTCGACCGCACGCCGCACCCGACGCGCGAGGACATACGCGACGCGTTGAGCGGCACGCTGTGCCGGTGCACCGGGTATCTCAAGATCTTCGAAGCGGTCGAGCTGGCGGCGGACCGCGCCGGGAGCGCCGATGCCTAA
- a CDS encoding VIT1/CCC1 transporter family protein, translated as MSTAVGRTPPPAPSTAPQGKDLDAFEHHWQDEADAAFLYRALADAERDAPKQDLYRRLAEVEDRHVTIWADLLRRAGRAPKPFVPSARARLLAILGRTFGPRFLLPMLLAEEGREVRGYLSMHRSLPSGGAGKGEALLLARESAEHASTLGEMAGRAGEPWHRAESGGFLRNVVYGFNDGLTANFGLVAGMIGATARQAHETVVLAGIAGLIADALSMGASGYLAAKSEQEVYEHEIAMERTEVELMPEIERDELALMYEAKGMERTAAQELATSVMSDPKRMLEEQVQEELKIGEQAASPLREGWVTGLATAVGAFIPVFPFLVMRGLDAMIASFVIAMLSHFLVGAARSVFTGRSVLRSGLDMFVVGLGVAVTGFYVGEWVARTMH; from the coding sequence ATGTCTACCGCAGTTGGCCGGACGCCGCCGCCCGCACCGTCGACCGCGCCGCAAGGCAAGGATCTGGACGCCTTCGAGCATCACTGGCAGGATGAAGCGGACGCGGCGTTTCTGTACCGCGCCCTGGCCGATGCCGAGCGCGACGCGCCGAAACAGGACCTCTATCGGCGGTTGGCCGAGGTCGAGGACCGGCACGTCACCATCTGGGCCGATCTGTTGCGACGCGCTGGCCGCGCGCCAAAGCCGTTCGTCCCGTCCGCCCGCGCGCGACTGCTCGCGATCCTTGGACGCACATTCGGTCCGCGCTTTCTGCTGCCGATGCTGCTCGCGGAAGAAGGTCGCGAAGTTCGCGGCTACCTGTCCATGCACCGCTCGCTTCCATCGGGCGGCGCCGGCAAGGGCGAAGCGCTCCTATTAGCCCGCGAATCGGCCGAGCACGCGAGCACCTTGGGCGAGATGGCGGGTCGGGCCGGTGAGCCGTGGCACCGTGCCGAATCGGGCGGCTTTCTCAGAAACGTGGTCTACGGCTTCAACGACGGGCTCACCGCGAACTTCGGGCTCGTCGCGGGAATGATCGGCGCGACCGCAAGACAGGCGCACGAGACTGTAGTGCTCGCCGGTATCGCCGGACTCATTGCCGATGCGCTGTCGATGGGCGCGAGCGGCTATCTCGCGGCGAAGAGCGAACAGGAAGTGTACGAGCACGAGATCGCCATGGAGCGCACCGAAGTCGAGCTGATGCCCGAAATCGAGCGCGATGAGCTGGCGCTCATGTACGAAGCCAAGGGCATGGAGCGGACGGCGGCGCAGGAGCTCGCGACATCCGTGATGAGCGATCCGAAGCGGATGCTCGAGGAGCAGGTTCAGGAAGAGCTCAAGATCGGAGAGCAAGCTGCGTCACCATTGCGCGAAGGCTGGGTGACCGGGCTCGCGACGGCGGTCGGGGCGTTCATTCCGGTGTTCCCGTTTCTCGTCATGCGGGGACTCGATGCGATGATCGCGTCGTTCGTCATCGCGATGCTGTCGCATTTTCTGGTTGGCGCGGCGCGGTCGGTGTTCACGGGGCGCAGTGTGTTGCGATCCGGCCTGGACATGTTCGTGGTCGGACTGGGTGTTGCGGTGACCGGATTCTATGTGGGCGAATGGGTGGCACGCACGATGCACTGA
- a CDS encoding molybdopterin cofactor-binding domain-containing protein has product MPNDLTAAQAEQQKRAYRVIGTPRQKVDAAAKVTGALRFADDLVLPRMLHCTLLRASLPHARIVRIDTTRAAALAGVVAVLTGEALPIPFGILPITQDEHALCIDRVRFVGDPVAAVAAVDEDTARAACDLIDVEYEALPSIGSIDQALTTPEPQIHDYADEGNVHKHVALDFGGVDEAMRTADLVREDVFFYEGNTHLAMEQHAAMAEWSTDGRLTLWTSTQTPHYVHRAVSKVLQMPPAHVRVIATPNGGGFGGKSDPFNHEIVVAELARRTGRPVKICLTREEVFYCHRGRHPTLMRIKTGVTRDGRIVAMDFSSVLDGGAYGSYGVASMYYTGALQTVTYQVPTYRFRGARVFTNKPPCGPKRGHGTPQPRFALECHLDKIAEQLGEDPAAWRMRMLQPPQSITANWLRIGSMGLGPCIETVVRASGWDAKFRQLPFGRGVGIACSSYISGAGLPIYWNSMPHSSVQLKLDRSGGVAAFCGSTDIGQGSDSVLAYCVAEVLGIEPVDIRVVTGDTDLTPVDLGSYSSRVTMMMGHAAIQAAERARALLARAAGERLGIPADRLVFADRRVFDAEDAGRGVSFAEAVQLAETRDGAIGAVGSYTPPRSPGRYKGAGVGPSPAYSYSCAVAEVEVEPETGIVRVPKVWIAHDIGQAINPLLAIGQVEGSVYMGLGEALMEEMTYRDAERRLVHHHPSMLEYKSPTTFEMCDVESYLIEAAEPGGPFGAKEVGQGPLLPIPPAVANAVYDAVGVRIDEVPCAPHAVLRALRDKTRGKEPRYGPSSFPDYAFPEPTLIRTPAQGGDGREADHRPHSEVGGPGRAG; this is encoded by the coding sequence ATGCCTAACGATCTGACGGCCGCTCAGGCGGAGCAGCAGAAGCGCGCCTATCGCGTGATCGGCACGCCGCGTCAGAAGGTGGATGCGGCGGCGAAGGTGACCGGTGCGCTGCGCTTCGCCGACGATCTGGTGCTGCCCCGGATGCTGCACTGCACGCTGCTGCGCGCGTCGCTGCCGCACGCGCGCATCGTGCGCATCGACACGACGCGCGCCGCCGCACTGGCGGGCGTCGTCGCGGTGCTCACCGGCGAAGCGCTTCCGATCCCGTTCGGCATCTTGCCGATCACACAGGATGAACACGCCCTGTGCATCGACCGTGTGCGCTTCGTCGGCGATCCGGTGGCGGCCGTGGCCGCCGTGGACGAGGACACGGCGCGCGCGGCGTGCGACCTGATCGACGTCGAGTACGAGGCGCTGCCGTCCATCGGCTCGATCGACCAAGCGCTGACGACGCCCGAGCCGCAGATCCACGACTATGCCGACGAGGGCAACGTGCACAAGCACGTGGCGCTCGATTTCGGCGGCGTCGACGAGGCGATGCGCACGGCCGACCTGGTGCGCGAGGACGTGTTCTTCTACGAGGGGAACACGCACCTGGCGATGGAGCAGCACGCGGCGATGGCGGAGTGGTCGACGGACGGGCGGCTGACGCTGTGGACGAGCACGCAGACCCCGCACTACGTGCACCGGGCGGTGAGCAAGGTGCTGCAGATGCCGCCGGCGCACGTCCGGGTGATCGCGACGCCTAACGGAGGCGGGTTCGGCGGCAAATCCGATCCGTTCAATCACGAGATCGTCGTTGCGGAGCTCGCGCGGCGGACGGGACGTCCGGTGAAGATCTGCTTGACGCGCGAGGAAGTGTTCTACTGCCATCGCGGCCGGCATCCGACGCTCATGCGGATCAAGACGGGCGTGACGCGCGACGGGCGCATCGTGGCGATGGATTTTTCGTCGGTGCTCGACGGCGGCGCATACGGGTCGTACGGCGTGGCGAGCATGTACTACACCGGCGCGCTGCAGACGGTCACGTACCAGGTGCCCACCTATCGCTTCCGCGGCGCGCGTGTGTTCACCAACAAGCCGCCGTGCGGACCGAAGCGCGGCCACGGCACGCCGCAGCCGCGGTTCGCGCTCGAGTGCCACCTCGACAAGATCGCCGAACAGTTAGGCGAAGATCCGGCGGCCTGGCGGATGCGGATGCTGCAGCCGCCCCAGAGCATCACCGCGAACTGGCTGCGCATCGGGTCTATGGGGCTGGGGCCGTGCATCGAAACCGTGGTGCGCGCGAGCGGCTGGGACGCGAAGTTCAGGCAGCTCCCGTTCGGGCGCGGCGTCGGCATCGCGTGCTCATCCTACATCTCCGGCGCGGGGCTGCCGATTTACTGGAACAGCATGCCCCACTCGTCGGTGCAGCTCAAGCTCGACCGGTCGGGCGGCGTGGCCGCCTTCTGCGGCAGCACCGACATCGGGCAGGGCTCCGATTCGGTGCTCGCGTACTGCGTGGCCGAAGTGTTAGGCATCGAGCCGGTAGACATCCGGGTGGTGACCGGGGACACGGACCTGACGCCGGTGGACCTCGGCTCCTACTCGTCCCGCGTCACCATGATGATGGGCCACGCCGCCATCCAGGCCGCCGAGCGCGCCCGCGCGTTGCTGGCCAGGGCCGCCGGCGAACGGTTAGGCATCCCGGCCGATCGCCTGGTGTTCGCCGATCGCCGCGTGTTCGACGCCGAGGATGCCGGCCGCGGCGTCTCGTTCGCCGAGGCGGTGCAGCTCGCCGAGACGCGCGACGGCGCGATCGGCGCGGTGGGCTCGTACACGCCGCCGCGGTCGCCGGGCCGCTACAAGGGCGCCGGCGTCGGGCCATCCCCGGCGTACTCGTACTCCTGCGCCGTCGCCGAAGTCGAGGTAGAACCGGAGACCGGCATTGTGCGGGTGCCGAAAGTCTGGATCGCGCACGACATCGGCCAGGCGATCAATCCGCTCCTCGCCATCGGACAGGTGGAAGGCTCGGTGTACATGGGGTTAGGCGAAGCGCTGATGGAGGAGATGACCTACCGCGACGCCGAGCGGCGCCTGGTGCACCACCACCCGAGTATGCTCGAGTACAAGTCGCCGACGACGTTCGAGATGTGCGACGTGGAGTCGTATCTGATCGAGGCGGCCGAGCCCGGCGGACCATTCGGCGCGAAAGAAGTCGGACAGGGACCCCTGCTCCCGATTCCGCCGGCGGTGGCCAATGCGGTCTACGACGCGGTCGGCGTGCGCATCGACGAAGTGCCGTGCGCGCCGCACGCGGTGTTGCGCGCACTGCGCGACAAGACGCGCGGCAAAGAGCCGCGCTACGGACCATCGTCGTTCCCGGACTATGCGTTCCCCGAACCGACGCTCATCCGGACGCCCGCCCAGGGCGGCGACGGACGCGAGGCGGACCATCGGCCGCACAGCGAGGTCGGCGGACCGGGCCGGGCAGGCTGA
- a CDS encoding xanthine dehydrogenase family protein subunit M, translating to MLRLPRFQYVSPPTVIDALGARFQLGSDAMYVAGGTDLYPNMKRRQQTPRHVISLAGIESLREIHSGPELGLRIGACVTLAQLAADPIVRRHYPAVAAAAGLVSTPPLRNMGTIGGNLLLDTRCNYYDQTYEWRKAIDFCMKKDGRICWVAPSSPRCWAVQSSDGAPVAVALGASVMLASGGGVRRVAAEDLYHNDGIQYLTKRPEELLVWYVLPPVGAWRASYVKLRRRGSFDFPVLGVAARVDFFPDGTVRDARIVLGAVASYPMRIAAAREALVGRPLDAASIADAADASFKPAKPMDNTDFTLSWRKEMVRVYVTKALEEIASQS from the coding sequence ATGCTGCGCCTTCCGCGATTCCAGTACGTCTCGCCGCCAACGGTGATCGACGCGCTCGGTGCGCGATTCCAGTTAGGCAGCGACGCGATGTACGTGGCCGGCGGCACCGACCTGTACCCGAACATGAAGCGGCGCCAGCAGACGCCGCGGCACGTCATCTCGCTCGCGGGCATCGAGTCGCTGCGGGAAATCCACAGCGGTCCCGAGCTGGGCCTGCGCATCGGCGCCTGCGTCACGCTGGCGCAGCTGGCGGCGGATCCGATCGTCCGGCGGCACTATCCGGCGGTCGCCGCCGCGGCCGGGCTCGTGTCCACGCCGCCGCTGCGCAACATGGGCACCATCGGCGGCAACCTGCTGCTCGACACGCGCTGCAACTATTACGACCAGACGTACGAGTGGCGCAAAGCGATCGACTTCTGCATGAAGAAGGATGGGCGGATCTGCTGGGTCGCACCGTCGAGCCCGCGCTGCTGGGCGGTGCAATCGTCCGATGGAGCGCCCGTCGCCGTTGCGTTAGGCGCCTCGGTGATGCTGGCCAGTGGCGGCGGCGTGCGCCGGGTGGCGGCAGAAGACCTCTACCACAACGATGGCATCCAGTATCTCACCAAGCGGCCGGAGGAGCTGCTCGTCTGGTACGTGCTGCCGCCGGTCGGCGCGTGGCGCGCCTCGTACGTGAAGCTCAGGCGCCGCGGCTCGTTCGACTTTCCGGTGTTAGGCGTCGCCGCGCGCGTCGACTTCTTTCCCGACGGCACCGTCCGCGACGCGCGCATCGTGCTCGGCGCCGTCGCGTCGTATCCGATGCGCATCGCGGCAGCGCGGGAAGCGCTCGTTGGGCGGCCGCTCGATGCCGCATCGATCGCCGACGCCGCCGACGCGTCGTTCAAGCCGGCAAAACCGATGGACAACACCGACTTCACGCTCTCGTGGCGCAAAGAGATGGTCCGGGTGTACGTGACGAAGGCGCTGGAGGAAATAGCGTCGCAGTCGTAG
- a CDS encoding amidohydrolase family protein, with protein sequence MRSLDGNSVITRRRLLQRAAGIWASCGVLSFVSAERTEARLTSANDATSDSVSSGKIALEEHFVVPETLAASYGALGSAEFQRRLADIGSARIAEMDRGGLDVCILSLVGDGIQAIPSIPEAIRVARRANDHLAEQIAKNPKRFKGFAALPLQDPQVAAQELTRCIKELGFCGALVNGYSQIDTAESTVFYDLPQYRDFWATVQELDVPFYLHPRSASAGEPAYEGHRWLISSVWGFAAETSVHALRLMGSGLFDDYPRLKIILGHLGEGLPCNIWRIDNRVSRTLGAKPSAKRPIGHYLRENFYITTSGNFRTPTLIEVVAEVGADRVLYSVDFPFEDTAIAADWFDHAAISDSDREKIGRGNAQRLFHI encoded by the coding sequence ATGAGGTCCCTCGACGGCAACAGCGTGATTACACGACGTCGGCTGCTCCAGCGCGCCGCCGGAATCTGGGCATCGTGCGGCGTATTGTCATTTGTCAGTGCCGAGAGAACCGAGGCCCGCCTAACGAGTGCAAATGACGCAACGTCCGACTCGGTCTCGTCCGGCAAGATTGCGTTGGAAGAGCATTTTGTCGTCCCGGAGACTCTAGCCGCGAGCTATGGGGCGCTGGGTAGCGCCGAATTTCAAAGGCGGTTGGCCGATATTGGAAGTGCGCGAATCGCCGAGATGGACCGAGGCGGTTTGGACGTTTGCATTCTTTCGCTAGTCGGGGACGGCATCCAGGCAATTCCGAGCATTCCCGAGGCGATTCGCGTGGCGCGGCGCGCGAACGACCATCTCGCCGAGCAGATCGCCAAGAATCCGAAACGTTTCAAGGGATTTGCTGCGCTACCGCTGCAGGATCCGCAGGTTGCGGCTCAGGAGCTAACGCGCTGCATCAAAGAACTGGGATTCTGTGGGGCGCTCGTCAACGGATACTCGCAGATCGACACGGCGGAATCCACCGTGTTCTACGACCTGCCGCAGTACCGTGATTTCTGGGCCACGGTGCAGGAGCTTGATGTTCCATTTTATCTGCACCCGCGATCGGCATCCGCCGGCGAACCGGCTTACGAAGGCCATCGTTGGTTAATCAGCTCAGTATGGGGATTCGCGGCGGAGACTTCGGTCCATGCCCTCCGCCTCATGGGCAGCGGATTGTTCGACGACTATCCGAGGCTCAAGATTATTCTCGGTCACCTGGGAGAAGGGCTCCCCTGCAACATCTGGCGTATCGATAACCGCGTATCGCGAACATTGGGAGCCAAGCCGAGCGCCAAGCGTCCCATTGGTCACTATTTGCGAGAGAACTTTTACATCACGACGAGCGGCAATTTTAGGACGCCGACGCTGATCGAAGTCGTGGCCGAAGTCGGCGCCGACCGCGTCCTCTACTCGGTGGATTTCCCATTCGAAGACACGGCCATCGCGGCAGACTGGTTTGATCACGCCGCGATCAGCGATTCGGACCGTGAAAAAATTGGGCGTGGCAACGCACAGCGGCTATTTCACATTTAG
- a CDS encoding PDZ domain-containing protein, with protein MRPTHLVLGAVVVLGSAVPIAAQDQPSKAMTVVRLSSNDNDDRAALGITTGASGKRDTLGLLIENVTPDSPADKAGLLEGYRIASINGENLKLAPGDAGEPDMDGIMTRRLARELGKVKAGDDVTLQVYADGAYKTVKVKTAALEDVTVRPVRMSSEDYDDRAVVGMSLDGGGSTRDTLGLLVTQVENDGPADKAGIEEGNRIASIDGVDLRVPADEAVGGELLGAKQRRFSRELQSKKAGDEVTMQVYANGATKTVKVTTARAADVYKDRDGRRLRIGSFDGATWIAPAAPMVQLRGLEESMRPMQIEIEDAKRAAVDARALALRQEDLANVQSRLAAVRARLAASAWDDAGAMGSNGWLSGGPGSSVMIGGLRMSVVSPELSSYFGKGSEDGLLVLDATEDWHPLQAGDVIVSHNGKSVRDGDHASISIDSDEDNTFIVLRKGSRLTLHVKAH; from the coding sequence ATGCGACCAACACATCTCGTACTCGGCGCCGTCGTGGTGCTGGGCAGCGCTGTCCCGATTGCGGCTCAGGACCAGCCCTCGAAGGCGATGACGGTGGTCCGGCTGTCGAGCAACGACAACGATGACCGCGCCGCGTTAGGCATTACCACCGGCGCCTCGGGCAAGCGGGACACGCTCGGGTTGTTGATCGAGAACGTCACGCCTGACAGTCCCGCCGACAAGGCGGGCTTGCTCGAGGGCTATCGCATCGCGTCGATCAACGGCGAGAACCTGAAGCTCGCTCCCGGCGATGCCGGCGAGCCCGACATGGACGGCATCATGACGCGCCGCCTCGCGCGCGAACTGGGGAAGGTGAAGGCGGGCGACGACGTCACGCTGCAGGTGTACGCCGATGGCGCCTACAAGACCGTGAAGGTGAAGACGGCCGCACTCGAGGACGTCACCGTGCGTCCCGTGCGCATGTCGTCCGAAGACTACGACGACCGCGCCGTGGTTGGCATGAGCCTCGATGGCGGCGGCAGCACGCGCGACACGTTAGGCCTTCTGGTGACGCAGGTCGAGAACGACGGGCCGGCCGACAAGGCGGGCATCGAGGAAGGGAACCGCATCGCGTCGATCGACGGCGTCGACCTGCGCGTGCCCGCCGATGAAGCGGTGGGCGGCGAGTTGTTAGGCGCGAAGCAGCGCCGCTTCTCACGCGAGCTGCAGTCAAAGAAGGCCGGCGACGAGGTCACGATGCAGGTGTACGCGAACGGCGCCACGAAAACGGTGAAGGTGACCACGGCCCGCGCCGCCGACGTGTACAAGGACAGGGATGGACGCCGCCTGCGGATCGGTTCCTTCGATGGCGCCACCTGGATCGCGCCCGCGGCGCCCATGGTGCAGTTGCGCGGCCTGGAAGAATCGATGCGCCCCATGCAGATCGAGATCGAGGACGCCAAGCGCGCAGCCGTGGACGCTCGCGCCCTCGCGCTGCGCCAGGAAGACCTGGCGAACGTGCAGTCGCGCCTCGCGGCCGTACGGGCTCGCCTCGCAGCCAGCGCGTGGGACGATGCCGGCGCCATGGGGAGCAACGGCTGGCTGAGCGGCGGTCCGGGCAGCTCGGTCATGATTGGCGGGCTGCGCATGTCCGTGGTGAGCCCCGAGCTGAGCAGCTATTTCGGCAAAGGCAGCGAAGACGGGCTCCTGGTCCTCGATGCGACCGAAGATTGGCACCCGCTGCAGGCCGGCGACGTGATCGTGTCGCACAACGGCAAGTCGGTGCGCGACGGCGACCATGCATCCATCTCGATCGACAGCGATGAGGACAACACGTTCATCGTGTTGCGCAAAGGGTCGCGGCTGACGCTGCACGTGAAGGCGCACTGA